The following DNA comes from Phycisphaeraceae bacterium.
CTTGATGGGCACCTCGCCGAAGGGGAGTTCGTCACGGAACCGGTTGATCAGGAATCGCTCGTACTCCTGCTTGAACAGCTCGGGCTTGTTCACGACCAGGCCGATGGTGGGGGGCTGCACGGCGACCTGGGCGACGTAGTAGACCTTGGCGAAGGTTCCGAGCTTGCTCGCGGGGCCCCGGGTCTCGAGGATCCCCCGTACGAGGCGGTTGAGCTTGCCCGTGGTGACGCGCTCGCGGGACTGCTCGAAGAGCTCGTGGGCGAGGTCCAGGGTCTTGCGGACATTCCGGCCGTTTGAGGCGGCGACGAAGGAGAGCGGGGCGTAGGCGAGGCCCGGGATGGCCTTGTGGAGGTACTTCTCGTAGGCGTCGGGGGAGACGGCCTTGCCCTTGTCGCTCTTGCGGCCCTCGACCATGTCCCACTTGTTGACGACCAGCACGACCGGCTTGTACGACTGGCTCACGATCTTGGCGAGCGTCTCGTCCACCTGGGAGACGGGCTCGGTGGCGTCGATGAGCATGAGCACGACGTCCGCCCGCTGGATGGCGCGGACCATGCGGTCGAACGCCCAGTGCTCGATGCGGTCGGCGAAGGCCTTTTTCTTGCGGAGCCCGGCGGTGTCGATGGCGATGAAGGTCCTGCCGTCGATCTCGAACTTGACGTCCACGGCGTCCCGGGTGGTGCCTGCGATCTCGGAGGTGATGACCCGTTTCTCGCCCGCCAGGGAGTTGACGAGCGTGCTCTTGCCGGCGTTGCGCTTGCCGACGATAGCGACGCGGATGGCGCCGCTGAGGTCCTCCGCGGCCGGGGCCTCGTCCTGCTCGGCGGCGAGCTCGCCGGCGATGGTCCAGAGGTTGTCGATGAGGTCGCGCCGGCGGTAGTTGTTGCGGGCCGAGACGCAGAGGGCCTCGCCGAAGCCGAGGCTCGCGGCCTCCGCGGCGTGCCCCTCCCAGCGGGGACCGTCGACCTTGTTGGCAACAACGACTACGCGGACCTTGCGGCTTGCCTCGGCCTTCCTGTCGGCGGCCTTCTTGGCGCCCGGCTTGGCCTTGGGCTTGGCCGCGCCCTTGGCGCGTGCGGGGGCCGTGGGCTCGCGGGCGCCCAGGACGCGCTCGCGGAGCAGGCGGGCGACGGTCTCGTCCGCCGGGGTGATGCCGGCCTGGGCGTCGACGACGAGCAGGACCAGATCGGCGGAGCGGACCGCCTCGGAGATCTGGTGCTCGATGTCGTGGGTCAGCGAAGCGAGATCAGCTCCGACCTCGTTGAAGCGGCGCCCCTCGGCGACATAGGCGCCGTAGCCGCCGGTATCGGTGAGGTCCAGCTCGCGGTCGGGGCCCTCGCCGTCGGGGGAGTCGAGGGTCACGATGGTGGAGACCCGGTCGCGCGTCGTGCCCGCCGTGGGGTCGACGATCGAGACCTTGTCCTTGGCCAGCATGTTCAGCAGCGAGGACTTGCCGACATTGGGTCGGCCGACGATAGCAACGCGAGGGAGCGGCATAGGGGCGGACTTTAGGCTTGAACTGGCGGATGCCGGGCTCCGCAGGTTCGCGGCACCGGCAAGTCGTAGACTCTAACCATGCCCAACCAGCGTCTGCGACAGATCATCCGCGAGGCCATGCCGGAGCTGACGGCCCTCCGCCATGACCTGCACGCCCATCCGGAGCTGGCGTATCAGGAGCGGCGGACGGCGGGGGTCGTTGTACGGGAACTGACCCGGCTGGGTATCCGCCACAGGGCGGGGCTGGCGGGCGGCACCGGGGTCGTGGCCCACCTTCCGGCGACCGTGCCGGGGGCAGACGGACGCGGTGCCATAGCGCTGCGGGCGGACATGGACGCGTTGCCGATCGTCGAAAGGACCGGGGCGGCGTACGCGTCGACCACGCCCGGGGTGATGCACGCCTGCGGGCACGACGGGCACACGGCGAACCTGCTCGGGGTGGCCCGGGTGCTCTCGACACTATCGGAGCGGCCCAACAGCGTCACGCTCGTGTTCCAGCCCGCCGAGGAGGGGG
Coding sequences within:
- the der gene encoding ribosome biogenesis GTPase Der is translated as MPLPRVAIVGRPNVGKSSLLNMLAKDKVSIVDPTAGTTRDRVSTIVTLDSPDGEGPDRELDLTDTGGYGAYVAEGRRFNEVGADLASLTHDIEHQISEAVRSADLVLLVVDAQAGITPADETVARLLRERVLGAREPTAPARAKGAAKPKAKPGAKKAADRKAEASRKVRVVVVANKVDGPRWEGHAAEAASLGFGEALCVSARNNYRRRDLIDNLWTIAGELAAEQDEAPAAEDLSGAIRVAIVGKRNAGKSTLVNSLAGEKRVITSEIAGTTRDAVDVKFEIDGRTFIAIDTAGLRKKKAFADRIEHWAFDRMVRAIQRADVVLMLIDATEPVSQVDETLAKIVSQSYKPVVLVVNKWDMVEGRKSDKGKAVSPDAYEKYLHKAIPGLAYAPLSFVAASNGRNVRKTLDLAHELFEQSRERVTTGKLNRLVRGILETRGPASKLGTFAKVYYVAQVAVQPPTIGLVVNKPELFKQEYERFLINRFRDELPFGEVPIKLLIKGRKRRDGTIPFADIFEQEGEFDEAAGQPQRVPRVTRPKRARSIAEISKEWSESDAAAFFDEA